Proteins from a single region of Runella sp. SP2:
- a CDS encoding carbamoyltransferase, with protein sequence MKILGISAFYHDSAAALIDNGEIVAAAQEERFTRKKHDPNFPTNAVKYCLEYGGTTLNELDAIVFYDKPLLKFERLLETYYTFAPKGLKSFITAIPVWIKEKMFLKRLINEELEKIGYDKKKPVKLLFPEHHLSHAASAYYPSPYEKAAVLTIDGVGEWATASICLGEGNKMSILKELRFPHSLGLLYSAFTYFLGFRVNSGEYKLMGLAPYGNPTSPEVDKYIETIKKELIEIKEDGSIWLDQRYFDYATGLKMVNEGEWERMFGMKTRRPEDPLEAHHCNLGLAIQRVTEEVVVKMAQEAKRLTGADYLCLAGGVALNCVSNGKLQKSNVFKEVYIQPAAGDAGGALGAALTGYYIYFDQKRVINYKRDAMRGSYLGPTFSDIDVELVAKKYKASFKHFDKLDDLTKEVAQILADGNVVGWVQGRMEFGPRALGARSILGDPRNAEMQKKLNVKIKYRESFRPFAPSVLAEKVGDYFDYEGISPYMLLVHPVKDTRRKPLPADYDSFDLREKLYYLRSDLPSITHIDFSARIQTVHQDTNPRYYQLISDFEKLTGYGVIVNTSFNVRGEPIVSTPNDAYRCFMRTEMDYLVVGNYLFDKRQQPEWQDTDNWKEEFVLD encoded by the coding sequence ATGAAAATCCTTGGAATTTCAGCATTTTATCACGACTCCGCAGCCGCCCTCATCGATAACGGCGAAATTGTAGCAGCAGCACAAGAAGAGCGTTTCACTCGCAAAAAACATGACCCTAATTTTCCTACCAATGCGGTCAAATACTGTTTAGAATACGGTGGAACTACCCTCAATGAATTGGACGCTATTGTCTTCTATGACAAGCCCCTTTTGAAATTTGAGCGCTTGCTCGAAACCTATTATACCTTTGCTCCTAAGGGATTGAAGTCATTTATTACGGCGATTCCTGTGTGGATCAAAGAAAAAATGTTCTTGAAGCGCCTTATCAACGAGGAATTAGAAAAAATAGGTTACGACAAAAAGAAGCCCGTTAAGCTTCTGTTCCCCGAGCACCACTTATCACACGCAGCAAGTGCTTACTATCCATCTCCCTACGAAAAGGCCGCCGTCTTGACCATCGACGGGGTGGGTGAGTGGGCTACCGCTTCTATCTGTTTGGGGGAAGGAAACAAGATGTCAATTCTCAAAGAATTGCGTTTCCCGCACTCATTGGGGTTGTTGTATTCTGCTTTTACGTACTTCCTAGGATTTAGAGTAAACTCTGGAGAGTATAAATTGATGGGTTTGGCACCTTACGGAAACCCAACATCTCCCGAAGTTGATAAATACATCGAGACCATCAAAAAAGAACTGATTGAAATCAAAGAAGACGGCTCTATTTGGTTAGACCAACGCTATTTTGATTATGCAACAGGCTTAAAAATGGTGAACGAAGGTGAGTGGGAGCGCATGTTTGGCATGAAAACCCGCCGTCCTGAAGACCCCCTCGAAGCCCATCACTGTAACCTCGGTTTGGCGATTCAGCGCGTGACCGAAGAGGTGGTAGTGAAAATGGCGCAAGAAGCCAAACGTCTCACAGGAGCCGATTATTTGTGCTTGGCGGGTGGGGTAGCCCTTAATTGTGTATCGAACGGAAAATTACAAAAATCGAACGTTTTCAAAGAAGTGTATATCCAACCTGCCGCAGGTGATGCTGGTGGGGCGTTAGGTGCTGCTTTGACGGGTTATTATATTTATTTTGACCAAAAACGCGTCATTAACTACAAGCGTGATGCCATGAGAGGTTCTTACTTAGGGCCAACTTTCTCTGACATCGACGTGGAGCTTGTCGCGAAAAAATACAAAGCTTCGTTTAAGCATTTTGACAAATTGGACGACTTAACCAAAGAAGTTGCTCAGATTTTGGCAGATGGAAACGTCGTAGGTTGGGTGCAAGGCCGTATGGAATTTGGACCACGGGCGTTGGGTGCGCGTAGTATTTTGGGCGACCCACGGAATGCTGAAATGCAGAAAAAACTCAACGTAAAAATCAAATACCGCGAATCGTTCCGTCCGTTTGCACCTTCGGTGTTGGCCGAGAAAGTAGGTGATTATTTCGATTACGAAGGAATCTCTCCGTATATGTTGTTGGTACACCCCGTGAAAGATACTCGTCGCAAACCTTTGCCTGCCGACTACGATAGTTTTGATCTTCGGGAGAAGCTTTATTATTTGCGCTCAGACTTGCCATCGATTACGCACATCGACTTCTCGGCACGGATTCAGACCGTTCACCAAGATACCAACCCACGTTATTATCAACTCATCAGTGATTTTGAGAAGTTGACAGGCTATGGAGTAATCGTGAACACCAGTTTTAACGTACGTGGGGAGCCTATCGTTAGCACGCCAAATGATGCCTACCGCTGTTTCATGCGTACCGAAATGGACTACTTGGTAGTGGGTAACTATTTGTTTGACAAACGTCAGCAGCCCGAGTGGCAAGATACCGATAACTGGAAAGAAGAGTTTGTCCTCGATTAA
- a CDS encoding GDSL-type esterase/lipase family protein, translating into MTSKLVTSVFRLLLLGIPFALLFFPDKWNIKFDYPYAGLVDNFFIRVAKAMALLLVLVELLRMFYYGVIKNEKSNKIVANIATLGIMIVWLVGLLEITFMFISQSHEGDLSKASQIWFEKYWRPITPEGYRDFPKTNAEKKKKVLVLGDSFAAGHGLENTEDRFSDQLEQKLGADNYAVYNLGVSGSDTRDEFQRLQKFPVKPEILVLEYFPNDIEKAARDAKLTLAQFQPYDDIKFPGVGSLVMRFYFPNYLYWQFPHMPPASITDFVQKSYTDTTILNPHLRDLQKIVDYARQNNAPMYVVMVPFLQNVEKSNGYTKPIEDFFINQKIPVVRLSDHLGSIPPKERIVGKNDGHASAKVNALIADLLYKQIHASTP; encoded by the coding sequence ATGACTTCAAAACTCGTCACGTCTGTTTTTAGACTTTTATTGCTTGGTATTCCATTTGCCTTGTTGTTTTTCCCTGACAAATGGAATATCAAATTTGACTATCCCTACGCAGGATTGGTTGATAACTTCTTTATTCGCGTTGCGAAAGCAATGGCGCTGTTGTTGGTTTTGGTGGAATTGCTCCGTATGTTTTATTACGGGGTGATTAAAAATGAAAAAAGCAACAAAATTGTCGCCAACATTGCTACGCTAGGGATTATGATTGTTTGGCTGGTGGGGTTATTGGAAATCACCTTTATGTTTATTTCGCAAAGCCACGAAGGTGACCTCAGTAAAGCCTCTCAGATTTGGTTTGAAAAGTATTGGCGCCCTATTACACCCGAAGGCTACCGTGATTTTCCTAAAACAAACGCCGAAAAGAAAAAGAAGGTATTGGTTTTGGGAGACTCGTTTGCGGCGGGGCACGGATTGGAAAATACGGAAGATCGTTTCTCTGACCAATTAGAACAAAAATTGGGGGCAGACAACTACGCCGTGTATAATCTAGGTGTTTCGGGGTCAGATACGCGCGATGAATTTCAGCGTTTGCAAAAGTTTCCCGTAAAGCCCGAAATATTGGTACTGGAATATTTTCCAAATGACATTGAGAAAGCGGCGCGCGATGCTAAATTGACTTTGGCACAGTTTCAACCTTACGATGATATTAAGTTCCCAGGAGTAGGGTCGTTGGTGATGCGTTTTTATTTTCCCAACTACCTCTATTGGCAGTTTCCGCACATGCCTCCTGCGTCGATTACTGATTTTGTCCAAAAATCATATACCGACACAACCATTCTGAATCCGCATTTGCGTGATTTACAGAAGATTGTGGACTATGCGCGCCAGAACAATGCCCCGATGTACGTGGTGATGGTGCCATTTTTACAGAATGTTGAAAAAAGCAATGGTTATACCAAGCCTATTGAAGACTTTTTCATAAATCAGAAAATTCCGGTCGTTCGCCTTAGCGATCATTTGGGCAGTATTCCCCCAAAGGAGCGAATTGTGGGTAAAAACGACGGTCACGCAAGCGCCAAAGTAAATGCGTTGATTGCCGACTTATTATATAAACAGATTCATGCAAGCACCCCGTAA
- a CDS encoding DUF5989 family protein → MDFLKDLLAFLSERKKWWLAPMIILLLLIGIIIVIGGGSAVAPFIYTLF, encoded by the coding sequence ATGGATTTTCTAAAAGACTTGTTGGCGTTCTTGAGCGAGCGTAAAAAATGGTGGTTAGCTCCAATGATCATCCTTTTGTTATTGATTGGTATCATCATCGTGATTGGTGGTGGCTCTGCCGTAGCACCTTTCATTTATACATTGTTTTAA
- a CDS encoding SxtJ family membrane protein: MSEAEKSKAQLVIVTGLVVFSFIFKNAATYLLYAAGAVGLISVFIPIVGDFIVKIWFKIAEGLGWFNSRVILTVLFYVFLWPIATLYRLSTKNPMNVKRPDSNTVYAERNHTYTPKDLEQIW, from the coding sequence ATGTCAGAAGCAGAAAAAAGTAAAGCCCAGTTGGTGATTGTTACTGGGCTGGTGGTGTTTTCTTTTATTTTCAAAAATGCAGCTACGTATTTGTTATATGCAGCAGGTGCAGTAGGGCTTATCAGTGTTTTTATCCCAATCGTTGGCGATTTTATCGTTAAAATCTGGTTTAAAATCGCGGAAGGACTCGGCTGGTTTAACTCACGCGTTATTTTGACGGTTCTCTTTTATGTATTTTTGTGGCCGATTGCGACGCTTTATCGCCTTTCTACCAAAAATCCAATGAATGTAAAACGTCCAGATTCAAATACGGTGTATGCGGAAAGAAATCATACTTACACACCCAAAGATTTGGAGCAAATTTGGTAG
- a CDS encoding histidinol-phosphate transaminase, with the protein MNSIAQLAVPREIRKSFAFTPQTISVETPETVARLHCNETPFDLPEALKQQLTAKMASLAWNHYPDFHNTALKALIAQQVSVTPENILLGNGSSQLIQQIVSCFSKVFSTAILESPTFTFYHQVCQNERMSYKEWVLSPNTGFDLASFPQVTEPALVVLTSPNNPTGATLPLAHLQTLLEKHPECVFVIDEAYGDFGSETALSLVQRYTNLLVLRTFSKGYGLPSVRFGYAAGNAALIQLVKKYTIPFTVNCFTEVIVSEALTNVDFIKFQQENIQRINNLRDFVYQLIDEVSTPHTFSVQPSAANFLLLSFQDADLYNNLKLALQANCILVAYPLQNCLRLTIGTEVEMHRVVRLIKKTMAQHKSRAIETNVVCN; encoded by the coding sequence ATGAACTCAATTGCACAACTGGCGGTACCCCGCGAGATACGAAAATCTTTTGCCTTTACTCCACAGACTATCTCAGTCGAAACACCTGAAACGGTCGCTCGGCTCCACTGCAACGAAACGCCTTTCGATTTACCAGAAGCATTAAAGCAGCAATTGACCGCCAAAATGGCATCGTTGGCCTGGAATCATTATCCCGATTTTCACAATACCGCACTCAAAGCGCTCATTGCCCAACAAGTCAGTGTTACTCCTGAAAATATACTCTTGGGAAATGGTTCTTCACAACTCATCCAACAAATCGTCAGTTGTTTTTCGAAGGTATTTTCGACGGCCATTCTCGAAAGCCCCACATTTACTTTTTACCACCAAGTATGTCAAAACGAGCGTATGAGCTATAAAGAATGGGTATTGTCACCAAACACGGGTTTTGACCTTGCGTCTTTTCCTCAAGTGACGGAGCCTGCTTTGGTGGTGTTAACTTCTCCCAACAACCCTACGGGCGCAACACTTCCGTTGGCCCACCTTCAAACATTGCTAGAAAAACACCCCGAATGTGTCTTTGTGATTGATGAAGCTTACGGTGATTTTGGGAGCGAAACGGCACTTTCGTTGGTACAACGCTATACCAACTTACTTGTACTCCGTACATTTTCAAAAGGGTACGGTTTGCCTAGTGTTCGTTTCGGTTATGCCGCTGGCAACGCTGCTCTTATCCAATTAGTGAAGAAATATACGATTCCTTTTACGGTCAATTGTTTTACGGAAGTTATTGTTTCAGAAGCGCTTACCAACGTCGATTTTATCAAATTTCAACAAGAAAACATCCAACGTATCAACAACTTACGTGATTTTGTTTACCAGCTTATCGACGAAGTATCAACTCCCCATACATTTTCGGTTCAGCCTTCAGCGGCCAACTTTTTGTTGCTCAGTTTTCAAGACGCAGATTTGTACAACAACCTCAAACTTGCCCTTCAAGCCAACTGTATTTTGGTAGCTTATCCGCTCCAAAACTGCCTCCGCCTCACCATCGGCACCGAAGTAGAAATGCACCGTGTGGTACGCCTTATCAAAAAAACGATGGCGCAACATAAAAGCCGCGCCATCGAAACAAATGTTGTCTGTAACTAA
- a CDS encoding GRAS family protein, with translation MDFLATTALTSLHDLASRMPHSLTEADNQTLNDIYFESVEDLENPESLFNYTLTKAMRKHTTGTQSQEHIYLQRFEIPQIRLFELLIQQFPLANLSQHCTNTLLIDALAQHTHPVLMDIGIGTGFQVANIIEGLSKKENSNVKHLTVVGIEPFADAVTTAHENVKRVSAQAPFTVELVTEVAFIENYTLETLQALLPAQHDGIYANASFALHHIQHASQRKTVFELLKTLGIKALALSEPNSNHYEPNYQRRFQNCVNHYGALFRIIDTLDINSTEKAALKLFFSREIDDVLGNSEEVRVEKHYATEQWEQLMAETGFQLEKRAAQFLYTRLNGTDLQTDLPNRYATVFEGEEITSLFWAV, from the coding sequence ATGGACTTTCTCGCAACTACCGCCTTGACTTCGTTACATGACTTGGCTAGTCGGATGCCTCATTCGCTCACCGAAGCTGATAATCAAACCCTTAACGACATTTATTTTGAGTCAGTCGAAGATTTAGAAAACCCTGAGTCGTTGTTCAATTATACGCTTACGAAAGCCATGCGTAAGCACACTACAGGTACACAGAGCCAAGAACATATTTATTTGCAACGTTTTGAAATTCCCCAAATTCGTTTGTTTGAGTTGTTGATTCAGCAATTTCCCTTGGCCAATTTGAGCCAACATTGCACCAATACTTTATTGATTGACGCCCTCGCCCAGCACACCCACCCCGTCTTGATGGACATCGGTATCGGGACTGGTTTTCAGGTGGCTAACATCATTGAAGGGTTGTCTAAAAAAGAAAACAGCAACGTCAAACACCTCACTGTCGTTGGTATTGAGCCATTTGCGGATGCCGTGACGACTGCCCACGAAAATGTAAAACGCGTGAGTGCCCAAGCTCCATTCACGGTTGAATTGGTGACAGAGGTCGCATTTATCGAAAACTATACCTTGGAAACGTTGCAAGCGCTTCTCCCCGCGCAACACGACGGAATTTATGCCAACGCCTCGTTTGCCTTACACCATATTCAACACGCTTCGCAACGTAAAACAGTATTTGAACTGCTAAAAACGCTTGGCATTAAAGCGTTGGCTCTGAGCGAACCCAATTCCAATCATTACGAACCCAATTACCAGCGTCGCTTCCAAAATTGCGTCAATCACTACGGCGCATTGTTCAGAATCATTGATACCCTCGATATAAACAGTACAGAAAAAGCAGCCTTGAAACTATTCTTTAGCCGTGAAATCGACGATGTTCTTGGCAATTCGGAGGAAGTTCGCGTAGAAAAACACTACGCCACTGAGCAATGGGAACAACTGATGGCCGAAACTGGATTCCAACTTGAAAAACGCGCGGCTCAGTTCCTATACACCCGCCTCAACGGAACAGATTTACAAACCGACCTGCCCAATCGCTACGCCACGGTCTTTGAAGGAGAAGAAATTACAAGTCTTTTCTGGGCTGTTTAA
- a CDS encoding TIGR00730 family Rossman fold protein has product MPNPPFPPPFLDQRTGDYYLEGPKSRRFEFLFVLEVFWEFLKGIRALHFVGPCVTVFGSARFKEGSEHYEQAREMGRRIAVELGLTVMTGGGPGIMEAANRGAFEAGGRSVGCNIILPHEQSENPYMHKWVKIKYFFIRKVLLVKYSYAFVIMPGGVGTMDELFETLTLIQTGTIQNFPMVLIGKSYYEPLIEMLQKMQAKGTISPNDLNLLKITDDLEEATQHIQSYLKANFKIQRRRRPIWWLFEKS; this is encoded by the coding sequence ATGCCCAATCCACCTTTCCCTCCGCCCTTCCTCGACCAACGCACGGGCGACTACTATTTAGAAGGCCCCAAAAGCCGTCGATTTGAGTTTTTGTTTGTGCTCGAAGTTTTTTGGGAATTTCTGAAAGGAATCCGTGCCCTGCACTTTGTTGGCCCTTGTGTCACGGTGTTTGGGTCGGCAAGGTTTAAAGAAGGAAGCGAGCACTACGAACAAGCCCGTGAGATGGGTCGGCGTATCGCGGTAGAGCTTGGGCTTACGGTGATGACAGGCGGCGGACCTGGCATCATGGAAGCCGCCAACCGTGGGGCGTTTGAAGCAGGCGGCCGCTCAGTGGGTTGTAATATCATTCTTCCGCACGAACAAAGTGAAAACCCTTACATGCACAAATGGGTAAAAATCAAGTACTTTTTTATTCGTAAAGTGCTTCTGGTCAAATATTCTTATGCCTTTGTGATTATGCCAGGCGGCGTAGGCACCATGGACGAGCTGTTTGAAACCCTAACGCTTATTCAAACGGGAACGATTCAGAACTTCCCGATGGTATTGATTGGTAAATCTTACTATGAACCACTCATTGAAATGCTCCAAAAAATGCAGGCCAAAGGGACTATTTCTCCCAACGACCTCAATTTGCTCAAAATCACCGACGATCTTGAAGAAGCGACCCAGCACATCCAAAGTTATTTGAAGGCAAATTTTAAAATCCAACGCCGCCGTCGTCCTATCTGGTGGTTGTTTGAAAAGAGTTAG
- a CDS encoding MBL fold metallo-hydrolase, with amino-acid sequence MIQITSFVFSPFSENTYVLYDETKEAVIIDPGCLMQSEKETLANFITEKGLKVTALLQTHAHLDHVFGSAFVKRKYGVKMYMHKKELPVLEAVESRCKLWGIPGFEPVEADAFLEEGDKVTFGQSSLDVVFVPGHAPGHIAFICHPQKFVIGGDVLFKGSVGRTDFPLCDHAALLNSIRTKFFTLDDDYQVYAGHMEPTTIGYERRYNPFLK; translated from the coding sequence ATGATTCAAATCACTTCTTTTGTTTTTTCTCCTTTTTCAGAAAATACCTACGTTCTTTATGACGAGACCAAGGAAGCGGTCATCATCGATCCAGGTTGTTTGATGCAGTCGGAAAAGGAAACATTGGCTAATTTTATTACTGAAAAAGGATTAAAAGTTACAGCTTTACTCCAAACTCATGCGCATTTGGACCATGTCTTTGGGAGCGCATTTGTGAAGCGTAAATATGGCGTAAAAATGTACATGCACAAAAAAGAATTGCCTGTATTGGAAGCGGTCGAAAGTCGTTGCAAACTATGGGGAATTCCTGGGTTTGAGCCCGTAGAGGCCGATGCGTTTTTGGAAGAAGGAGACAAAGTGACGTTCGGGCAGTCGTCGTTGGACGTGGTCTTTGTACCAGGTCATGCGCCAGGGCACATTGCCTTTATTTGTCATCCACAAAAATTTGTGATTGGCGGCGACGTATTATTTAAAGGAAGTGTAGGCCGTACCGATTTTCCTTTGTGCGACCACGCGGCTCTCCTGAATAGCATTCGTACCAAGTTTTTTACGCTCGACGACGACTATCAGGTCTATGCAGGGCACATGGAACCCACCACCATCGGCTACGAACGCCGTTATAATCCTTTTTTGAAATAA
- the pssA gene encoding CDP-diacylglycerol--serine O-phosphatidyltransferase, giving the protein MRLFTIPNLMTCGNLLCGCLGIVFSFRGDLILAGALIFLAAVLDFFDGFAARLLNQSSPIGKELDSLADMVTFGVLPSMIVFQYLERTNDSIEIEGMLVSFVAFLLAVFSALRLAKFNIDTRQADSFIGVPTPANAIVVASLPFILRMYPESQSIIVNPTVLISYTLVMSFLMIMEVPLLAFKFKSFGWKENQLKYIFLGVSVVLLILLKFAAVPLIVGIYILLSFIAPKSPKGA; this is encoded by the coding sequence ATGCGCCTTTTTACGATTCCCAATTTAATGACCTGCGGCAATCTCCTTTGTGGGTGCTTAGGTATTGTGTTCAGCTTTCGGGGTGATTTGATTTTGGCGGGAGCCTTGATATTTTTGGCTGCGGTGTTGGACTTTTTTGATGGCTTTGCCGCGCGACTTTTAAATCAATCCTCGCCCATTGGCAAAGAATTGGATTCATTGGCCGACATGGTAACCTTCGGTGTTTTGCCTTCCATGATTGTGTTTCAATACCTCGAACGTACCAACGATTCCATCGAAATTGAGGGCATGTTGGTGTCTTTCGTTGCATTTTTGCTGGCGGTTTTTTCGGCCTTGCGTTTGGCCAAATTCAACATTGATACCCGCCAAGCCGATTCATTTATTGGGGTGCCTACCCCTGCCAATGCCATTGTCGTAGCCTCGCTTCCTTTTATTCTCAGGATGTATCCTGAGTCTCAATCCATTATTGTTAATCCAACGGTCTTGATAAGCTACACGCTCGTGATGTCGTTTTTGATGATCATGGAAGTGCCTTTGTTGGCCTTTAAATTCAAAAGTTTTGGTTGGAAAGAAAATCAACTCAAATATATTTTCCTTGGGGTGTCGGTGGTTTTATTGATTTTGCTGAAATTTGCAGCCGTTCCGCTGATAGTCGGTATTTACATTTT